Proteins encoded together in one Myxococcales bacterium window:
- a CDS encoding response regulator — translation MLVDDDPSRSERTSSVLAAAGYEVVAERSVEHIVRLLEDPNPTVVLFDISSPGAARNMSERHSELADAIADRWPIVLYGDRTETPRTEPPAGPYDSPTRDGLLDLIAGLLPTPSFDDPPAESDRPTNPIAIGAPGSAHHISLPPDSLPRSVPASGAMPKLSPSQGDWERVRLLLIDESEMTLELMQERLAHEGADVRIAVALGEVDSIVANWSPNLVVANVRRGDLAGDALCMRLRHAVGSQELRILLCSTLPDAELRVLAMAAGADGYVSKSRGLDSFVREVVEMAMRLTPPNMALGRAQKA, via the coding sequence GTGTTGGTCGACGACGATCCGTCGCGCTCCGAGAGGACCTCGTCGGTCCTCGCCGCGGCCGGATACGAGGTCGTGGCCGAACGATCCGTCGAGCACATCGTGCGGCTCCTCGAGGACCCGAACCCCACGGTCGTGCTGTTCGACATCTCCTCTCCCGGAGCCGCCCGTAACATGAGCGAGCGCCACTCCGAGCTCGCGGACGCCATCGCCGATCGGTGGCCCATCGTGCTCTACGGCGACCGCACGGAGACGCCGCGCACCGAGCCTCCCGCCGGGCCCTACGACAGCCCCACGAGGGACGGCCTCCTCGATCTCATCGCGGGCCTCTTGCCCACGCCCTCGTTCGACGATCCACCCGCCGAGTCCGACCGGCCGACGAACCCCATCGCGATCGGCGCGCCCGGGAGCGCCCACCACATCTCGCTCCCTCCGGACTCGCTCCCGCGTTCGGTCCCGGCGAGCGGCGCGATGCCGAAGCTCTCACCGAGCCAAGGCGACTGGGAGCGTGTGCGCCTCTTGTTGATCGACGAGAGCGAGATGACCCTCGAGCTCATGCAGGAGCGCCTCGCGCACGAAGGGGCGGACGTGCGCATCGCCGTCGCTCTCGGCGAGGTCGACTCGATCGTGGCGAACTGGTCGCCCAACCTGGTCGTGGCCAACGTGAGGCGCGGGGACCTCGCGGGAGACGCCCTCTGCATGCGGCTCCGTCACGCGGTGGGCTCGCAAGAGCTCCGCATCTTGCTCTGCTCGACGCTCCCCGACGCCGAGCTGCGTGTGCTCGCGATGGCGGCGGGAGCCGATGGATACGTGTCGAAGAGCCGTGGCCTCGATAGCTTCGTCCGTGAGGTGGTCGAGATGGCCATGCGGCTCACGCCGCCGAACATGGCCTTGGGAAGGGCGCAAAAGGCATGA
- a CDS encoding Hpt domain-containing protein, which yields MIADLQRKFFPRFAKSARERVALGMQTANATEGDGALQLARHMHSLAGEAGLLGLGDLVVIARAAEEAATQLHADATQGRREGLLAALGELESAIGRIESSFDSSK from the coding sequence GTGATAGCCGATTTGCAGCGCAAGTTCTTCCCGAGGTTCGCCAAGTCCGCGCGCGAGCGTGTGGCCCTGGGGATGCAAACGGCCAACGCCACGGAGGGAGACGGCGCGCTCCAGCTCGCGCGCCACATGCACTCGCTCGCGGGCGAGGCGGGGCTGCTCGGCCTCGGTGACCTCGTCGTGATCGCCCGCGCGGCCGAAGAGGCGGCGACTCAGCTCCACGCCGACGCCACGCAAGGGCGCCGCGAGGGCCTCTTGGCGGCCCTCGGTGAGCTCGAGAGCGCGATCGGGCGCATCGAGTCCTCGTTCGACTCGTCCAAGTGA
- the rpoB gene encoding DNA-directed RNA polymerase subunit beta yields the protein MASVIQSNFRIRKNLGSISRVIEIPNLIDIQKSSYDKFLQTNVPSNDRTEVGLQAVFRSVFPIKDFNGTSELVFVSYNLEKPKYDVDECRQRGMTFAAPIKVTTQLMIYDSREGGERIVRDIKEQEVYFGEIPLMTDTGTFIINGTERVVVSQLHRSPGVFFDHDKGKTHSSGKLLYSARVIPYRGSWLDFEFDPKDIIYVRIDRRRKMHATVLLRALGYSTQDLLNYFYNTETVYLEKGGKYSKSVEYELIAGQRSTRDIKVGTEVIVKKNTKFTKAAIKKLRDAKVDRLQVDPEELTGKVAAHDVVDRETGEVILEVNEELSPEKLERIREAGVDEMKILFIDGLNVGAYLRDTLLAEKVKTTEDAIMEIYRRLRPGDPPTLETAKSLFHNLFFNPERYDLSKVGRLKLNYKFYRDLPEEQRPPIDTQVLTPQDILETVRHLIELKNGRGSVDDIDHLGNRRVRAVGELMENQYRIGLVRMERAIKERMSMSQEIDTLMPHDLINAKPVSAVVKEYFGSSQLSQFMDQTNPLSEVTHKRRLSALGPGGLTRERAGFEVRDVHPTHYGRICPIETPEGPNIGLIASLSTFARVNEYGFVETPYRKVEDGHVTQELGWYSALEEEGKYIAQASAPFDAKGKFTEGLVSVRLNGDFHMVTPDMVQLMDVSPNQMVSVAAALVPFLEHDDANRALMGANMQRQAVPLIRSHAPYVGTGMEGRLAMDSGVCIVARRDGIVDSVDASRIVVRAEGDKAEIPDIYSLTKFQRSNQSTCFNQKPVVRAGERVKKGDVLADGPSCDMGELALGQNVVVAFMPWQGYNFEDSILISERIAKDDVFTSIHIEEFECVARDTKLGKEEVTRDIPNVGEEALKDLDESGIVRIGAEVKPGDILVGKITPKGETQLSPEEKLLRAIFGEKAGDVRDSSLRVPPGVGGIVINARIFSRKGTDKDERAQAIEDSEKQRLERMLREEVKILRDSFFRQIKKKLVNETTTGKLVDDKGKVLLQKGQKLDEAALDEVPHKYWGELPVNDADEIGGKLSELEEIIRVREEHFRDKIDRLSKGDELPPGVIKMVKVYIAIKRKLQVGDKMAGRHGNKGVVSRIMAEEDMPYLQDGRPVDVVLNPLGVPSRMNVGQILETHLGWGARVLGWQLQHMLESKFSPEKIREHVLKIYEGDKALHSFLSKLSDDEIRKVAAKLRGGVQFASPVFDGAPERSIKDTLSIAGLSESGQSILFDGRTGEAFDQEVTVGVMYVLKLHHLVDDKIHARSIGPYSLVTQQPLGGKAQFGGQRLGEMEVWAMEAYGTAYALQEFLTVKSDDVMGRTRMYEAIVKGEHTLEPGLPESFNVLIKELQALCLNVELLEPGQVKPQTDHAAEE from the coding sequence ATGGCGAGCGTCATCCAGTCGAACTTCAGGATCCGAAAGAACCTCGGCAGCATCAGCCGGGTGATCGAGATCCCCAACCTCATCGACATTCAGAAGTCCTCGTACGACAAGTTTCTTCAAACCAACGTGCCGTCGAACGACCGCACCGAGGTCGGCCTCCAGGCCGTTTTCCGCAGTGTGTTCCCGATCAAGGACTTCAACGGCACGAGTGAGCTCGTGTTCGTGTCGTACAACTTGGAGAAGCCCAAGTACGACGTCGACGAGTGCCGCCAGCGCGGCATGACGTTCGCTGCCCCGATCAAGGTGACGACGCAGCTCATGATCTACGACTCGCGCGAAGGCGGCGAGCGTATCGTGCGCGACATCAAGGAGCAGGAGGTCTACTTCGGCGAGATCCCGCTGATGACCGACACCGGTACGTTCATCATCAACGGCACCGAACGCGTCGTCGTCAGCCAGCTGCACCGCAGCCCGGGCGTCTTCTTCGACCACGACAAGGGCAAGACGCACTCGAGCGGCAAGCTGCTCTACAGCGCCCGCGTCATCCCGTACCGCGGCTCGTGGCTCGACTTCGAGTTCGACCCGAAGGACATCATCTACGTCCGCATCGACCGCCGCCGCAAGATGCACGCGACGGTGCTCCTCCGCGCGCTCGGCTACAGCACGCAGGACCTGCTGAACTACTTCTACAACACCGAGACGGTGTACCTGGAGAAGGGCGGCAAGTACTCGAAGTCGGTCGAGTACGAGCTCATCGCCGGTCAGCGCTCCACGCGCGACATCAAGGTCGGCACCGAAGTCATCGTCAAGAAGAACACCAAGTTCACCAAGGCCGCGATCAAGAAGCTTCGCGACGCCAAGGTGGACCGTCTTCAGGTCGACCCCGAGGAGCTCACGGGCAAGGTGGCCGCGCACGACGTGGTCGATCGCGAGACCGGCGAGGTCATCCTCGAGGTCAACGAGGAGCTCTCGCCCGAGAAGCTCGAGCGCATCCGCGAGGCCGGCGTCGACGAGATGAAGATCCTCTTCATCGACGGCCTCAACGTGGGCGCGTACCTCCGCGACACGCTCCTCGCGGAGAAGGTCAAGACGACCGAAGACGCGATCATGGAGATCTACCGCCGTCTCCGCCCGGGTGATCCGCCGACGCTCGAGACCGCGAAGAGCCTCTTCCACAACCTGTTCTTCAACCCCGAGCGCTACGACCTCTCGAAGGTCGGCCGGCTCAAGTTGAACTACAAGTTCTACCGCGACCTCCCCGAGGAGCAGCGCCCGCCGATCGACACCCAGGTGCTCACGCCCCAGGACATCCTCGAGACGGTGCGTCACCTCATCGAGCTCAAGAACGGTCGTGGCTCGGTCGACGACATCGACCACCTCGGCAACCGCCGCGTCCGCGCGGTCGGCGAGCTCATGGAGAACCAGTACCGCATCGGTCTCGTCCGCATGGAGCGCGCCATCAAAGAGCGCATGAGCATGTCGCAAGAGATCGACACGCTCATGCCGCACGACCTCATCAACGCGAAGCCCGTGTCCGCGGTGGTGAAGGAGTACTTCGGCAGCTCGCAGCTCTCGCAGTTCATGGACCAGACGAACCCGCTCTCGGAGGTCACGCACAAGCGTCGCCTCTCGGCGCTCGGGCCCGGCGGTCTCACGCGCGAGCGCGCGGGCTTCGAGGTCCGCGACGTCCACCCGACGCACTACGGCCGCATCTGCCCGATCGAGACCCCTGAAGGTCCGAACATCGGCCTCATCGCGTCGCTGTCCACGTTCGCCCGCGTGAACGAGTACGGCTTCGTGGAGACGCCCTACCGCAAGGTCGAGGACGGCCACGTCACGCAGGAGCTCGGCTGGTACTCGGCGCTCGAAGAAGAGGGCAAGTACATCGCCCAGGCCTCGGCGCCGTTCGACGCCAAGGGCAAGTTCACCGAGGGTCTCGTGTCGGTGCGCCTCAACGGCGACTTCCACATGGTCACGCCCGACATGGTCCAGCTCATGGACGTGTCGCCGAACCAGATGGTGTCCGTCGCCGCCGCGCTCGTCCCGTTCCTCGAGCACGACGACGCGAACCGCGCGCTCATGGGCGCGAACATGCAGCGTCAGGCCGTGCCGCTCATCCGCTCCCACGCCCCCTATGTGGGTACGGGTATGGAAGGCCGCTTGGCGATGGACTCGGGCGTGTGCATCGTCGCGCGCCGTGACGGCATCGTCGACAGCGTCGACGCGTCGCGCATCGTCGTGCGCGCCGAGGGCGACAAGGCCGAGATCCCGGACATTTACTCGCTCACGAAGTTCCAGCGCTCGAACCAGTCGACCTGCTTCAACCAGAAGCCGGTGGTTCGTGCGGGCGAGCGCGTGAAGAAGGGCGACGTCCTCGCGGACGGTCCGTCTTGCGACATGGGCGAGCTCGCGCTCGGTCAGAACGTGGTCGTCGCGTTCATGCCGTGGCAGGGCTACAACTTCGAGGACTCGATCCTCATCTCCGAGCGCATCGCCAAGGACGACGTCTTCACCTCGATCCACATCGAGGAGTTCGAGTGCGTCGCCCGCGACACGAAGCTCGGAAAAGAAGAGGTCACCCGCGACATCCCGAACGTCGGCGAAGAGGCCCTGAAGGACCTCGACGAGAGCGGCATCGTCCGCATCGGCGCCGAGGTGAAGCCGGGCGACATCCTCGTCGGCAAGATCACTCCGAAGGGCGAGACCCAGCTCTCCCCCGAAGAGAAGCTCCTCCGCGCCATCTTCGGCGAGAAGGCGGGCGACGTCCGTGACAGCTCGCTCCGCGTCCCCCCGGGCGTCGGCGGCATCGTCATCAACGCGCGCATCTTCTCCCGCAAGGGCACCGACAAGGACGAGCGCGCCCAGGCGATCGAGGACTCGGAGAAGCAGCGCCTAGAGCGCATGCTCCGCGAAGAGGTGAAGATCCTCCGCGACAGCTTCTTCCGCCAGATCAAGAAGAAGCTCGTGAACGAGACGACGACGGGCAAGCTCGTCGACGACAAGGGCAAGGTCCTCCTCCAGAAGGGGCAGAAGCTCGACGAGGCCGCCCTCGACGAGGTTCCGCACAAGTACTGGGGCGAGCTCCCGGTGAACGACGCCGACGAGATCGGCGGCAAGCTCTCCGAGCTCGAGGAGATCATCCGCGTCCGCGAGGAGCACTTCCGCGACAAGATCGACCGCCTCTCGAAGGGCGACGAGCTCCCGCCCGGCGTCATCAAGATGGTGAAGGTCTACATCGCCATCAAGCGCAAGCTCCAGGTCGGCGACAAGATGGCCGGCCGTCACGGAAACAAGGGTGTCGTCTCCCGCATCATGGCGGAAGAGGACATGCCGTACCTCCAAGACGGTCGCCCGGTCGACGTCGTCCTGAACCCGCTCGGCGTCCCCTCGCGTATGAACGTGGGGCAGATCCTCGAGACGCACCTCGGCTGGGGCGCTCGCGTCCTCGGCTGGCAGCTCCAGCACATGCTCGAGTCGAAGTTCTCGCCCGAGAAGATCCGCGAGCACGTGCTCAAGATCTACGAGGGCGACAAGGCACTCCACTCGTTCCTGAGCAAGCTGTCGGACGACGAGATCCGCAAGGTCGCGGCCAAGCTCCGCGGCGGCGTGCAGTTCGCGAGCCCCGTCTTCGACGGCGCCCCCGAGCGCTCGATCAAGGACACGCTCTCGATCGCGGGCCTCTCGGAGTCGGGTCAGTCGATCCTCTTCGACGGCCGCACCGGCGAGGCGTTCGATCAAGAGGTGACCGTGGGCGTCATGTACGTCCTAAAGCTCCACCACTTGGTCGACGACAAGATCCACGCGCGCAGCATCGGGCCCTACTCGCTCGTCACGCAGCAGCCCCTCGGCGGTAAAGCCCAGTTTGGCGGCCAGCGTCTCGGCGAGATGGAGGTCTGGGCCATGGAAGCGTACGGCACCGCGTACGCGCTCCAGGAGTTCCTCACCGTCAAGAGCGACGATGTCATGGGACGTACGCGTATGTACGAGGCCATCGTCAAGGGCGAGCACACGCTCGAGCCGGGGCTCCCGGAGAGCTTCAACGTGCTCATCAAGGAGCTTCAGGCGCTCTGCTTGAACGTCGAGCTCCTCGAGCCCGGGCAGGTCAAGCCCCAGACGGACCACGCCGCGGAGGAGTGA
- the rpoC gene encoding DNA-directed RNA polymerase subunit beta' yields the protein MRDIFSFFEKPKDPLSFSAIRISLASPEKIREWSHGEVKKPETINYRTFKPERDGLFCAKIFGPVKDYECNCGKYKRMKHRGIVCEKCGVEVIQSKVRRERLGHINLATPVAHIWFLKSLPSRIGNMLDITLKDLEKVLYCEAYIVIDPKETGLQRGELLSEDRYMQLLDEYGDDKFHAGMGGEAILEMLKQMDVHTLSEELRQDMRSATSEAKRKKVVKRLKVTEAFRESGNRPEWMMLTVIPVLPPDLRPLVPLDGGRFATSDLNDLYRRVINRNNRLKRLLELNAPEIIIRNERRMLQEAVDALFDNGRRGKTITGPNKRPLKSLSDMLKGKQGRFRQNLLGKRVDYSGRSVIVVGPTLKLHQCGLPTKMALELFKPFIYNKLEERGYVNTIKSAKKMVEKERPEVFDILEEVVSEHPVLLNRAPTLHRLGIQAFEPVLIEGKAIQLHPLVCAAFNADFDGDQMAVHVPLSVEAQMEARVLMMSTNNILSPANGKPIINPTQDIVLGLYYATRERKYAKGCYREGALTVDKAGKIEGHLRGVFSSPEEVRMAFDNQEVTIHTQIRVRVIDPATGKRIKVNTTVGRCLISEVLPEGLSFSLVNKALDKKALTALIDACYRKHRNKATVLLADRLRSLGYEYATKSGSSICMDHMVIPDAKKVLLGEAQDEVQRVIDQYQEGLITDGERYNKIVDIWAGVADKVTSEMMQVIGKEKIKDPETGTESVEPSFNPIYMMADSGARGSTQQIRQLAAMRGLMAKPSGEIIEQPITANFREGLSVLQYFISTHGARKGLADTALKTANSGYLTRRLVDVAQDAVITEFDCGTLDGIRVTKLEDAGEVIQPLGDRILGRVTLEDVIDPLTGEVLVAANTELDEALVTRIEEAGIEEVVIRSVLTCVTRRGVCAKCYGRDLARGYKVNIGEAIGIIASQSIGEPGTQLTMRTFHIGGAAARGKIEQSSLEARSEGHVVIRNANIATKKDGTVSVMNRHGEVVIVDDSGREREHHRLVYGAVLKVKEGDKVKPGQLLAEWDAFAMPILTEVAGVVKFGDVVEGVTMVERLDEVTGLSRKVIIESRAADLRPRISIKHKETGETLKLPNSTLEARYLLPVGANIVVQDGDIIEAGEVISKIPRETTKTQDITGGLPRVAELFEARKPKDHAIIAEIDGEVSFGKDTKGKRKVLITPFAHDGTQLTDQAREYLIPKGKHVQVQPGDRVRAGEPLMDGPANPHDILRVKGEKELAAFLVNEIQQVYRLQGVAINDKHIEVIVRQMLRRVRLKDVGDTSFLVDEQVEKHVFEKENQRVIERGGKPGIAEPLLLGITKASLSTESFISASSFQETTKVLTEAAINGKTDTLRGLKENVIMGRLIPAGTGIPAYKALNLIVEGGETYERPAPPQAPRAPESLSAVNEE from the coding sequence ATGCGCGACATCTTCTCCTTCTTCGAGAAGCCCAAGGATCCGCTCTCGTTCAGCGCGATCCGTATCTCCCTCGCGTCGCCCGAAAAGATTCGTGAGTGGTCCCACGGCGAGGTCAAGAAGCCGGAGACCATCAACTACCGTACCTTCAAGCCCGAGCGTGACGGCCTGTTCTGCGCGAAGATCTTCGGGCCGGTGAAGGACTACGAGTGCAACTGCGGCAAGTACAAGCGCATGAAGCACCGTGGCATCGTCTGCGAGAAGTGCGGCGTCGAGGTCATCCAGTCGAAGGTCCGCCGCGAGCGCCTCGGCCACATCAACCTGGCCACGCCGGTCGCGCACATCTGGTTCCTGAAGAGCCTGCCGAGCCGCATCGGCAACATGCTCGACATCACGCTGAAGGACCTCGAGAAGGTCCTCTACTGCGAGGCGTACATCGTCATCGACCCGAAGGAGACCGGCCTCCAGCGCGGTGAGCTCCTCAGCGAGGACCGCTACATGCAGCTCCTCGACGAGTACGGCGACGACAAGTTCCACGCGGGCATGGGCGGCGAGGCGATCCTCGAGATGCTCAAGCAGATGGACGTGCACACCCTGTCGGAGGAGCTCCGCCAGGACATGCGCTCGGCCACGAGCGAGGCCAAGCGCAAGAAGGTCGTCAAGCGCCTCAAGGTTACCGAGGCCTTCCGCGAGTCGGGCAACCGCCCCGAGTGGATGATGCTCACGGTCATCCCGGTGCTCCCGCCGGACCTCCGCCCCCTCGTCCCCCTCGACGGCGGCCGCTTCGCGACGAGCGATCTCAACGATCTCTACCGCCGCGTCATCAACCGCAACAACCGCCTGAAGCGCCTCCTCGAGCTCAACGCTCCGGAGATCATCATCCGCAACGAGCGCCGCATGCTCCAAGAGGCGGTCGACGCCCTCTTCGACAACGGCCGCCGCGGCAAGACCATCACCGGCCCGAACAAGCGCCCCCTCAAGTCCCTCAGCGACATGCTCAAGGGCAAGCAGGGCCGCTTCCGCCAGAACCTCCTCGGCAAGCGCGTCGACTACTCGGGCCGCTCGGTCATCGTCGTCGGCCCGACGCTCAAGCTGCACCAGTGCGGTCTCCCGACCAAGATGGCGCTCGAGCTCTTCAAGCCGTTCATCTACAACAAGCTCGAAGAGCGCGGGTACGTCAACACCATCAAGTCTGCGAAGAAGATGGTGGAGAAGGAGCGCCCCGAGGTCTTCGACATCCTCGAAGAGGTCGTCAGCGAGCACCCGGTCCTCCTGAACCGCGCGCCGACGCTCCACCGCCTCGGCATCCAGGCGTTCGAGCCGGTCCTCATCGAGGGCAAGGCCATCCAGCTCCACCCGCTCGTCTGTGCGGCGTTCAACGCCGACTTCGACGGAGACCAGATGGCCGTGCACGTGCCGCTCTCGGTCGAGGCGCAGATGGAAGCGCGCGTGCTCATGATGAGCACGAACAACATCCTCTCGCCCGCGAACGGCAAGCCGATCATCAACCCGACGCAGGACATCGTCCTCGGGCTCTACTACGCGACCCGTGAGCGGAAGTACGCGAAGGGCTGCTACCGTGAAGGTGCGCTTACGGTCGACAAGGCCGGCAAGATCGAGGGTCACCTCCGCGGCGTCTTCTCGTCGCCCGAGGAGGTCCGCATGGCCTTCGACAACCAAGAGGTCACGATCCACACGCAGATCCGCGTGCGCGTGATCGACCCGGCGACGGGCAAGCGCATCAAGGTCAACACGACCGTCGGTCGCTGCCTCATCAGCGAGGTCCTCCCCGAGGGGCTCTCGTTCAGCCTCGTGAACAAGGCCCTCGACAAGAAGGCCCTCACGGCGCTCATCGACGCGTGCTACCGCAAGCACCGCAACAAGGCCACCGTGCTCCTCGCCGACCGGCTCCGTAGCCTCGGCTACGAGTACGCGACGAAGAGCGGCTCGTCGATCTGCATGGATCACATGGTGATCCCGGACGCGAAGAAGGTCCTCCTCGGCGAGGCGCAGGACGAGGTCCAGCGCGTCATCGACCAGTACCAAGAGGGCCTCATCACCGACGGCGAGCGCTACAACAAGATCGTCGATATCTGGGCCGGCGTCGCCGACAAGGTGACCTCGGAGATGATGCAGGTCATCGGCAAAGAGAAGATCAAGGATCCGGAGACCGGGACCGAGAGCGTCGAGCCCTCGTTCAACCCGATCTACATGATGGCCGACTCGGGCGCCCGTGGCTCGACCCAGCAGATCCGCCAGCTCGCCGCCATGCGCGGCCTCATGGCCAAGCCCTCCGGCGAGATCATCGAGCAGCCCATCACGGCGAACTTCCGCGAGGGTCTCTCGGTCCTCCAGTACTTCATCTCGACGCACGGCGCTCGTAAGGGCCTCGCCGACACGGCGCTCAAGACGGCGAACTCGGGTTACCTCACCCGCCGCCTCGTGGACGTCGCGCAGGACGCGGTCATCACCGAGTTCGACTGCGGCACGCTCGACGGCATCCGCGTCACGAAGCTCGAGGACGCCGGCGAGGTCATCCAGCCCCTCGGCGATCGCATCCTCGGCCGCGTCACGCTCGAGGACGTCATCGACCCGCTCACGGGCGAGGTGCTCGTCGCGGCGAACACCGAGCTCGACGAGGCCCTCGTCACCCGCATCGAAGAGGCGGGCATCGAGGAGGTCGTCATCCGCTCCGTGCTCACCTGCGTCACGCGCCGCGGCGTGTGCGCGAAGTGCTACGGGCGCGACCTCGCCCGTGGTTACAAGGTCAACATCGGCGAGGCGATCGGCATCATCGCCAGCCAGTCGATCGGCGAGCCGGGTACCCAGCTCACGATGCGTACGTTCCACATCGGTGGCGCGGCCGCGCGTGGCAAGATCGAGCAGTCGTCGCTCGAGGCGCGCAGCGAAGGCCACGTGGTCATCCGCAACGCGAACATCGCGACCAAGAAGGACGGCACCGTGAGCGTCATGAACCGCCACGGCGAGGTCGTCATCGTCGACGACTCGGGCCGCGAGCGCGAGCACCACCGCCTGGTCTACGGCGCGGTGCTCAAGGTCAAGGAGGGCGACAAGGTGAAGCCCGGCCAGCTCCTCGCGGAGTGGGACGCCTTCGCCATGCCGATCCTCACCGAGGTCGCCGGCGTCGTGAAGTTCGGCGACGTGGTCGAGGGCGTGACGATGGTCGAGCGCCTCGACGAGGTCACCGGCCTCTCGCGCAAGGTCATCATCGAGTCGCGCGCGGCGGACCTCCGCCCCCGCATCAGCATCAAGCACAAGGAGACGGGCGAGACGCTCAAGCTCCCGAACTCGACGCTCGAGGCGCGCTACCTCCTCCCGGTCGGCGCCAACATCGTCGTCCAGGACGGCGACATCATCGAGGCCGGCGAGGTCATCTCCAAGATCCCGCGCGAGACCACGAAGACGCAGGACATCACGGGCGGTCTCCCGCGCGTGGCCGAGCTCTTCGAGGCCCGGAAGCCCAAGGATCACGCGATCATCGCCGAGATCGACGGCGAGGTCTCCTTCGGCAAGGACACGAAGGGCAAGCGCAAGGTGCTCATCACCCCGTTCGCCCACGACGGCACGCAGCTCACGGATCAGGCGCGCGAGTACCTCATCCCCAAGGGCAAGCACGTGCAGGTGCAGCCGGGTGACCGCGTCCGCGCGGGCGAGCCGCTCATGGACGGCCCCGCGAACCCGCACGACATCTTGCGCGTGAAGGGCGAGAAGGAGCTGGCCGCGTTCCTCGTGAACGAGATCCAGCAGGTCTACCGCCTGCAAGGCGTCGCCATCAACGACAAGCACATCGAGGTCATCGTTCGTCAGATGCTCCGCCGCGTCCGCCTGAAGGACGTGGGCGACACGAGCTTCCTCGTCGACGAGCAGGTCGAGAAGCACGTGTTCGAGAAGGAGAACCAGCGGGTCATCGAGCGCGGCGGCAAGCCGGGCATCGCGGAGCCGCTCCTCCTCGGCATCACGAAGGCCTCGCTCTCCACCGAGTCGTTCATCTCGGCGTCGTCCTTCCAGGAGACCACCAAGGTCCTCACGGAAGCGGCGATCAACGGCAAGACCGACACGCTCCGCGGCCTCAAAGAGAACGTCATCATGGGGCGTCTCATCCCGGCCGGTACGGGCATCCCCGCGTACAAGGCGCTCAACCTCATCGTCGAAGGCGGCGAGACGTACGAGCGCCCTGCGCCTCCGCAGGCCCCGCGCGCCCCCGAGTCTCTCTCGGCGGTGAACGAGGAGTGA
- a CDS encoding response regulator, which translates to MTTIPSVKPSPLLRAEADLPDRRVTSYATELGESSVFLVSDVLPSVGSEVTIRLSLARAVAPIRVSGVVSEVRLSSGPGVPSGFCVRFEADDAARDALRKFAQRIAEPRSFANCPELSVLLVEDNRLIRDMFSYAVNKYFRERKGSLHLDQADDAATAVEKLAERRYDLVIVDYYLPAQDGASFIAKLRQDPKNSEASVVAISVGGSDVREATLSAGADIFLSKPLVLRDLFQTLELLMAREDLGVA; encoded by the coding sequence ATGACGACGATACCCTCCGTGAAACCGAGCCCGCTCCTGCGCGCCGAGGCCGATCTCCCCGACCGTCGGGTGACGTCGTACGCGACCGAGCTCGGCGAGTCGTCCGTGTTCCTCGTGAGCGACGTGCTCCCGTCCGTCGGCTCCGAGGTGACCATCCGGCTCTCTCTCGCCCGGGCCGTCGCGCCGATCCGCGTGAGCGGCGTCGTGTCGGAGGTGCGCCTCTCGAGTGGCCCGGGTGTCCCCTCCGGGTTCTGCGTACGCTTCGAGGCCGACGATGCGGCGCGTGACGCGCTCCGCAAGTTCGCGCAGCGCATCGCGGAGCCGCGTTCGTTCGCGAACTGCCCCGAGCTCTCCGTGCTGCTCGTCGAGGACAACCGCCTCATTCGCGACATGTTCTCCTACGCCGTCAACAAGTACTTCCGTGAGCGAAAGGGCTCGCTCCACCTCGACCAAGCGGACGACGCCGCGACGGCCGTAGAGAAGCTCGCCGAGCGCAGGTACGATCTCGTGATCGTGGACTACTACCTCCCGGCCCAAGACGGCGCGTCGTTCATCGCGAAGCTCCGCCAAGACCCGAAGAACTCGGAGGCCTCGGTGGTGGCGATCAGCGTGGGAGGGAGCGACGTTCGAGAGGCCACGCTCTCGGCGGGTGCGGATATCTTCTTGTCGAAGCCGCTCGTGCTTCGCGACCTCTTCCAGACCCTCGAGCTCTTGATGGCGCGGGAGGACCTCGGTGTCGCGTAA
- a CDS encoding response regulator — protein MSRKILIIDDSPLILELTKNALTDEGYDVSVATTLDEFEALRQSEPPDLILVDVQMPEAFGDDLTALLRGAYSVSVPIFLLSSLSDEELAARAAAADATGFISKRAGLDRLVARVHEAVGGAKT, from the coding sequence GTGTCGCGTAAAATTCTCATCATCGACGATAGCCCCCTCATCCTCGAGCTCACGAAGAACGCGCTCACGGACGAGGGCTACGACGTCTCCGTAGCGACGACCCTCGACGAGTTCGAGGCGCTCCGCCAGTCGGAGCCGCCGGATCTCATCTTGGTCGACGTTCAAATGCCCGAGGCGTTCGGCGACGATCTCACGGCGCTCCTCCGCGGGGCCTACTCGGTGAGCGTGCCCATTTTCTTGCTCTCGAGCCTGAGCGACGAGGAGCTCGCGGCGCGGGCCGCGGCAGCCGACGCGACGGGCTTCATCTCGAAGCGAGCGGGGCTCGATCGCCTTGTGGCGCGTGTGCACGAAGCCGTCGGAGGAGCGAAGACGTGA